A window of the Arachis duranensis cultivar V14167 chromosome 5, aradu.V14167.gnm2.J7QH, whole genome shotgun sequence genome harbors these coding sequences:
- the LOC107489223 gene encoding uncharacterized protein LOC107489223 — protein MIAVAPMEIIVFSDLVNKARVVEEYAKTVVASKDAHGGSSSHGRGKYFHPRRQSFKRGGYAPQGQGDFRKNNQNQFQYAKGRGNQSGCFRCGLPGHIARDCTRGRNQNTDQNQHQGRVFDKSLVALYDTGALHLFISFAKVEELGLKMSELPFDLHVHTPHQTVMTRSGCRQVGFKLKGRDFVHDLIYLPMVGLEMILGFDWLSKNRVLLDCFEQTIRSMPEGENRAVVATGYYLNSIMVHCSREECQGYILLAANTLGDAQNLDQIPVVRDFPEVFSEDIPEFPPQREIEFAIELVLGARPILIAPYRMAPIELAKLKTQLAELLNKRFIRPSVSPWGAPVLLVKKKDGGMHLCVDY, from the coding sequence ATGATCGCTGTGGCTCCTATGGAGATCATTGTCTTCTCCGACTTGGTGAACAAAGCAAGAGTAGTGGAGGAGTATGCCAAGACCGTGGTGGCATCCAAGGATGCTCATGGAGGGAGCTCTAGTCATGGGCGTGGCAAGTATTTTCATCCAAGAAGACAAAGCTTCAAAAGAGGAGGATATGCACCTCAAGGCCAAGGAGACTTCAGAAAGAACAATCAGAATCAGTTCCAGTATGCTAAAGGAAGAGGGAATCAGAGTGGTTGCTTCCGTTGTGGGTTACCTGGCCACATTGCGAGGGATTGCACTCGTGGGAGGAATCAGAATACGGACCAGAATCAGCACCAAGGTCGAGTTTTTGATAAATCCTTAGTTGCATTATATGATACTGGAGCTTTGCATTTGTTTATTTCATTTGCTAAAGTTGAGGAATTAGGCTTGAAAATGTCAGAGTTACCTTTTGATCTGCATGTACATACTCCGCATCAAACAGTTATGACTAGGTCAGGTTGTAGACAAGTAGGTTTCAAGCTTAAGGGTAGAGACTTTGTGCACGATTTGATCTATTTACCAATGGTGGGATTGGAGATGATTTTGGGGTTTGATTGGTTGTCGAAGAATCGGGTTTTGTTGGATTGCTTTGAACAGACTATTCGGTCTATGCCGGAAGGAGAGAATAGGGCAGTGGTAGCTACAGGGTATTACCTGAACTCTATAATGGTGCATTGTAGTAGAGAGGAGTGTCAGGGTTATATTTTGTTGGCTGCTAATACATTGGGTGATGCCCAGAACTTAGATCAGATTCCGGTGGTTAGAGATTTTCCAGAAGTGTTCTCAGAAGATATCCCTGAGTTCCCACCTCAAAGGGAAATTGAGTTTGCGATTGAATTGGTGCTGGGAGCCAGACCAATATTGATTGCGCCGTATAGAATGGCTCCAATAGAGCTGGCAAAGTTAAAGACTCAGTTGGCAGAGCTTCTGAATAAGAGGTTCATTCGGCCGAGTGTATCACCGTGGGGAGCGCCAGTtttattggtgaagaagaaagatggaggAATGCATTTGTGTGTGGATTACTGA